One window of Leptotrichia sp. oral taxon 498 genomic DNA carries:
- a CDS encoding chorismate-binding protein, giving the protein MFTKEPIYYYSIIRKNFPNSYLAEDERQIIIGIDCNYLDSNEYDFKMLKNYYEILSKREKIAPFAGLFGTFAYESIHYFEKIENVENSQFEFPKFIFANAKAYLHYSKVSKDYSFYGNKKYFDNLKEKNKEEEEKQEKAKEKLKNKKEIYYSVKTNLDDEKNHFYEIVEKAKEYIKSGDIFQVVLSEQLKLETNMDSLEFYRYLSKANPSPYMFHFPTKYGDVVGSSPEILVEITSDNIYIAPIAGTRPRGKDANEDVFLANDLLNDEKECAEHRMLVDLARNDVGKFAEKGSVVVKNLMHIKNYQHVMHIVSEVYGKKRKDVSVFDVISLALPAGTLSGSPKIRAMQIISEFEIYKRNVYGGGIGFLRFNGDVQIAIVIRTAFFENKNCDINKIDEKRTVFIQAGAGIVFDSVKENEYKEICNKRASIIGVFEKNAKKI; this is encoded by the coding sequence ATGTTTACAAAAGAACCGATTTATTATTATTCAATTATAAGAAAAAATTTTCCAAATTCGTATCTTGCAGAAGACGAAAGACAAATTATTATTGGAATTGACTGCAATTATTTAGATTCAAATGAATACGACTTCAAAATGTTGAAAAATTACTATGAAATACTTTCCAAAAGAGAAAAAATTGCGCCATTTGCAGGACTTTTTGGAACATTTGCGTATGAAAGTATTCATTATTTTGAAAAAATAGAAAATGTTGAAAATTCTCAGTTTGAATTTCCAAAGTTCATTTTTGCCAATGCGAAGGCTTATTTGCACTATTCAAAAGTGAGTAAAGATTATTCATTTTACGGAAATAAAAAATATTTTGATAATTTAAAAGAAAAAAATAAAGAAGAAGAAGAAAAACAAGAAAAAGCAAAAGAAAAATTAAAAAATAAAAAAGAAATTTATTATTCTGTTAAGACAAATTTAGATGATGAAAAAAATCATTTTTATGAAATAGTTGAAAAAGCGAAAGAATATATAAAATCTGGAGATATATTTCAAGTTGTTTTGAGTGAACAGTTGAAGTTAGAAACAAATATGGATTCGTTAGAATTTTACAGATATTTGTCTAAAGCAAATCCATCACCGTATATGTTCCATTTCCCAACAAAATATGGAGATGTGGTTGGTTCAAGTCCAGAAATATTAGTTGAAATTACATCGGATAACATCTATATCGCTCCAATTGCAGGAACTCGTCCGAGAGGAAAAGATGCCAATGAAGATGTATTCTTGGCAAATGATTTGTTAAATGACGAAAAAGAATGTGCTGAACATAGAATGCTTGTGGATTTGGCTCGAAACGACGTGGGAAAATTTGCGGAAAAAGGAAGTGTCGTGGTAAAAAATCTTATGCACATTAAAAATTATCAGCATGTTATGCACATTGTGTCAGAAGTTTATGGAAAAAAAAGAAAAGATGTGTCGGTATTTGACGTGATTTCCCTTGCTCTTCCTGCTGGAACGCTCTCTGGCTCACCAAAAATTCGTGCAATGCAGATAATTTCAGAATTTGAGATTTACAAGCGAAATGTATATGGCGGAGGAATTGGATTTTTACGGTTTAATGGAGATGTGCAAATTGCGATTGTGATTAGAACAGCGTTTTTTGAAAATAAAAATTGCGATATTAATAAGATTGATGAAAAAAGAACTGTGTTTATTCAAGCGGGAGCGGGAATTGTGTTTGACTCAGTAAAAGAGAATGAATACAAGGAAATTTGCAATAAAAGAGCGTCTATTATAGGGGTTTTTGAAAAAAATGCCAAAAAAATATAG